Proteins co-encoded in one Pseudophryne corroboree isolate aPseCor3 chromosome 1, aPseCor3.hap2, whole genome shotgun sequence genomic window:
- the LOC134929080 gene encoding putative nuclease HARBI1 has translation MYAPACVMSIYIAAEALPPQPTPALPPQPQAPQPQPAPHQPRQRRRARPPIFRTRVLLFGMPDDVVVRRYRLPPHLILDTLSIIESDLESEIRYPTAIPPLTQFLAVLHFLATASYQHVVGDLVGMSQGQFSKVLRRVCQAFLKRVKQFIDMPLDVGALDVVKRQFAEGGSRFPHVIGVVDGTHVAIQPPRHNEEIFRNRKLFHSLNVMVVCGPSLQILSLNAKFTGSSHDAYVIRQSGIWQRLRSSQRADMWLLGDRGYPCTPWLMTPYRNPRPGPQMAFNSALTATRQLVERTIGVLKGRFRVLHRTGGDIMYSPEMASKIVVLCAILHNIAVRSSVELPQAKELPDEEPGVGPRFGGGSVTRRGSQVRARIVAEYFS, from the exons atgtacgctcctgca tgtgtgatgtcaatatatattgcagcagaagccctacctccccaacccacgccagcactcccaccccaaccgcaagccccacaaccacagccggctcctcatcaaccaaggcaacggaggcgtgctaggccaccaattttccgaacccgtgtcctactttttgggatgccagatgatgtggtggtgcgtagataccggctgccaccacatctaatcctagacactctctccataatagagagtgatctggagtctgaaattcggtatcctacagcaataccaccattgacacaattccttgcagtgttacattttttggctacagcctcatatcagcatgttgtgggagacctggttggcatgtcgcagggccagttcagtaaggtcctgcggcgtgtctgccaggctttcctaaagcgggtgaagcagttcattgatatgcctttggatgttggtgccctagatgtggtgaagcggcaatttgcggaaggtggtagtcgcttcccacatgttattggggttgtggatggcacacatgttgctattcagccaccaagacataatgaagaaatttttagaaacaggaaactgtttcattctctgaatgtaatggttgtttgtgggccatccctccagatcctttccctgaatgcaaagtttactggaagttcccatgatgcatatgtcattagacaatcagggatatggcagagattaagatcaagtcaacgagcagacatgtggttattgg gagaccgtggatatccttgcaccccctggctcatgactccttaccgtaatcccaggccaggaccacagatggcatttaactccgcgcttactgccactaggcagctggtggagcgcacaattggtgtccttaaagggcggtttcgtgtgctccaccgcactggtggcgacatcatgtattcgccggagatggcaagtaaaatagtggtcctgtgcgcaatactacataatatcgcggtaaggagtagtgtagagcttcctcaggcaaaggaattgcctgatgaggagccaggggttggtccacgcttcggtggggggagtgtgacacggagggggagccaagtgagggcaagaattgttgcagaatatttcag ctga